Proteins encoded in a region of the Polyodon spathula isolate WHYD16114869_AA chromosome 9, ASM1765450v1, whole genome shotgun sequence genome:
- the jam2a gene encoding junctional adhesion molecule 2A isoform X1 → MAALHLGFLLVFLILQHIPSGFLVTVQTENGKVEVEEFGETVLSCKYQVEKDPNPRVEWKKIRNQDVSFVYYDGKIVGSFQGRAVMEGASIRIKKAMLLDSGEYRCEVSAQQDSRPLGEATVSLTVLVPPDVPSCGIPSSVLTGTVVELTCRDRQGTPPSLYRWYKNGVVLPNTPAQDPLFANSSYTLNSSSGTLTEGGGFKGILFYCCSLTLLQFNTVSKGDSGQYQCEASNGVGEPQRCAAKFMQIDDMNVSGIVAAVVVVSLVVSMCGLGVVFAHRQGYFNKGHGRSFWIPQYEDIVQISNQNLKTVETTGSSEYCTAPQDYSQDFKHTQSFML, encoded by the exons ATGGCGGCATTGCATTTGGGGTTCCTTCTTGTTTTCTTAATATTGCAGCACA TCCCCAGTGGCTTTTTGGTGACAGTTCAGACTGAAAACGGCAAGGTGGAAGTTGAGGAGTTTGGAG AGACAGTGCTGTCCTGCAAGTACCAGGTGGAGAAGGACCCCAACCCCAGAGTGGAATGGAAGAAGATCCGAAACCAGGACGTCTCTTTTGTGTACTACGATGGGAAGATTGTGG GGAGTTTCCAGGGTCGTGCGGTGATGGAGGGAGCAAGTATCCGGATCAAGAAAGCCATGCTGCTGGATTCGGGGGAGTACCGCTGCGAGGTGTCGGCCCAACAGGACAGCCGCCCACTCGGAGAGGCCACTGTCTCTCTGACTGTGCTGG TGCCCCCTGACGTGCCATCCTGTGGGATTCCTAGCTCTGTTCTGACTGGGACAGTGGTGGAGCTGACGTGCCGGGACAGGCAGGGTACCCCACCCTCACTATACCGCTGGTACAAGAACGGGGTTGTCCTCCCAAACACCCCTGCACAGGACCCCCTTTTCGCCAACTCCTCCTACACACTGAACAGCAGCTCTGGGACCCTG ACAGAAGGGGGAGGATTCAAGGGGATATTGTTTTATTGCTGCAGCCTGACATTACTG CAGTTCAACACAGTGTCGAAGGGAGACTCCGGGCAGTACCAGTGTGAGGCCTCCAATGGAGTGGGGGAGCCCCAGCGATGCGCTGCCAAGTTCATGCAGATCG ATGACATGAATGTGTCGGGGATCGTGGCTGCTGTGGTGGTGGTGTCCCTGGTGGTCTCGATGTGTGGGCTGGGGGTCGTCTTTGCACACCGCCAAGGATACTTCAACA AGGGACATGGGAG ATCATTTTGGATTCCCCAATACGAAGACATTGTTCAGATCAGCAACCAAAATCTCAAAACAGTTGAAAC aacTGGATCAAGTGAGTACTGTACCGCTCCTCAAGAT TATTCCCAGGATTTCAAACATACCCAGTCCTTCATGCTGTGA
- the jam2a gene encoding junctional adhesion molecule 2A isoform X4, which translates to MAALHLGFLLVFLILQHIPSGFLVTVQTENGKVEVEEFGETVLSCKYQVEKDPNPRVEWKKIRNQDVSFVYYDGKIVGSFQGRAVMEGASIRIKKAMLLDSGEYRCEVSAQQDSRPLGEATVSLTVLVPPDVPSCGIPSSVLTGTVVELTCRDRQGTPPSLYRWYKNGVVLPNTPAQDPLFANSSYTLNSSSGTLTEGGGFKGILFYCCSLTLLQFNTVSKGDSGQYQCEASNGVGEPQRCAAKFMQIDDMNVSGIVAAVVVVSLVVSMCGLGVVFAHRQGYFNKGHGRTGSSEYCTAPQDYSQDFKHTQSFML; encoded by the exons ATGGCGGCATTGCATTTGGGGTTCCTTCTTGTTTTCTTAATATTGCAGCACA TCCCCAGTGGCTTTTTGGTGACAGTTCAGACTGAAAACGGCAAGGTGGAAGTTGAGGAGTTTGGAG AGACAGTGCTGTCCTGCAAGTACCAGGTGGAGAAGGACCCCAACCCCAGAGTGGAATGGAAGAAGATCCGAAACCAGGACGTCTCTTTTGTGTACTACGATGGGAAGATTGTGG GGAGTTTCCAGGGTCGTGCGGTGATGGAGGGAGCAAGTATCCGGATCAAGAAAGCCATGCTGCTGGATTCGGGGGAGTACCGCTGCGAGGTGTCGGCCCAACAGGACAGCCGCCCACTCGGAGAGGCCACTGTCTCTCTGACTGTGCTGG TGCCCCCTGACGTGCCATCCTGTGGGATTCCTAGCTCTGTTCTGACTGGGACAGTGGTGGAGCTGACGTGCCGGGACAGGCAGGGTACCCCACCCTCACTATACCGCTGGTACAAGAACGGGGTTGTCCTCCCAAACACCCCTGCACAGGACCCCCTTTTCGCCAACTCCTCCTACACACTGAACAGCAGCTCTGGGACCCTG ACAGAAGGGGGAGGATTCAAGGGGATATTGTTTTATTGCTGCAGCCTGACATTACTG CAGTTCAACACAGTGTCGAAGGGAGACTCCGGGCAGTACCAGTGTGAGGCCTCCAATGGAGTGGGGGAGCCCCAGCGATGCGCTGCCAAGTTCATGCAGATCG ATGACATGAATGTGTCGGGGATCGTGGCTGCTGTGGTGGTGGTGTCCCTGGTGGTCTCGATGTGTGGGCTGGGGGTCGTCTTTGCACACCGCCAAGGATACTTCAACA AGGGACATGGGAG aacTGGATCAAGTGAGTACTGTACCGCTCCTCAAGAT TATTCCCAGGATTTCAAACATACCCAGTCCTTCATGCTGTGA
- the jam2a gene encoding junctional adhesion molecule 2A isoform X2, protein MAALHLGFLLVFLILQHIPSGFLVTVQTENGKVEVEEFGETVLSCKYQVEKDPNPRVEWKKIRNQDVSFVYYDGKIVGSFQGRAVMEGASIRIKKAMLLDSGEYRCEVSAQQDSRPLGEATVSLTVLVPPDVPSCGIPSSVLTGTVVELTCRDRQGTPPSLYRWYKNGVVLPNTPAQDPLFANSSYTLNSSSGTLQFNTVSKGDSGQYQCEASNGVGEPQRCAAKFMQIDDMNVSGIVAAVVVVSLVVSMCGLGVVFAHRQGYFNKGHGRSFWIPQYEDIVQISNQNLKTVETTGSSEYCTAPQDYSQDFKHTQSFML, encoded by the exons ATGGCGGCATTGCATTTGGGGTTCCTTCTTGTTTTCTTAATATTGCAGCACA TCCCCAGTGGCTTTTTGGTGACAGTTCAGACTGAAAACGGCAAGGTGGAAGTTGAGGAGTTTGGAG AGACAGTGCTGTCCTGCAAGTACCAGGTGGAGAAGGACCCCAACCCCAGAGTGGAATGGAAGAAGATCCGAAACCAGGACGTCTCTTTTGTGTACTACGATGGGAAGATTGTGG GGAGTTTCCAGGGTCGTGCGGTGATGGAGGGAGCAAGTATCCGGATCAAGAAAGCCATGCTGCTGGATTCGGGGGAGTACCGCTGCGAGGTGTCGGCCCAACAGGACAGCCGCCCACTCGGAGAGGCCACTGTCTCTCTGACTGTGCTGG TGCCCCCTGACGTGCCATCCTGTGGGATTCCTAGCTCTGTTCTGACTGGGACAGTGGTGGAGCTGACGTGCCGGGACAGGCAGGGTACCCCACCCTCACTATACCGCTGGTACAAGAACGGGGTTGTCCTCCCAAACACCCCTGCACAGGACCCCCTTTTCGCCAACTCCTCCTACACACTGAACAGCAGCTCTGGGACCCTG CAGTTCAACACAGTGTCGAAGGGAGACTCCGGGCAGTACCAGTGTGAGGCCTCCAATGGAGTGGGGGAGCCCCAGCGATGCGCTGCCAAGTTCATGCAGATCG ATGACATGAATGTGTCGGGGATCGTGGCTGCTGTGGTGGTGGTGTCCCTGGTGGTCTCGATGTGTGGGCTGGGGGTCGTCTTTGCACACCGCCAAGGATACTTCAACA AGGGACATGGGAG ATCATTTTGGATTCCCCAATACGAAGACATTGTTCAGATCAGCAACCAAAATCTCAAAACAGTTGAAAC aacTGGATCAAGTGAGTACTGTACCGCTCCTCAAGAT TATTCCCAGGATTTCAAACATACCCAGTCCTTCATGCTGTGA
- the jam2a gene encoding junctional adhesion molecule 2A isoform X3, with the protein MAALHLGFLLVFLILQHKTVLSCKYQVEKDPNPRVEWKKIRNQDVSFVYYDGKIVGSFQGRAVMEGASIRIKKAMLLDSGEYRCEVSAQQDSRPLGEATVSLTVLVPPDVPSCGIPSSVLTGTVVELTCRDRQGTPPSLYRWYKNGVVLPNTPAQDPLFANSSYTLNSSSGTLTEGGGFKGILFYCCSLTLLQFNTVSKGDSGQYQCEASNGVGEPQRCAAKFMQIDDMNVSGIVAAVVVVSLVVSMCGLGVVFAHRQGYFNKGHGRSFWIPQYEDIVQISNQNLKTVETTGSSEYCTAPQDYSQDFKHTQSFML; encoded by the exons ATGGCGGCATTGCATTTGGGGTTCCTTCTTGTTTTCTTAATATTGCAGCACA AGACAGTGCTGTCCTGCAAGTACCAGGTGGAGAAGGACCCCAACCCCAGAGTGGAATGGAAGAAGATCCGAAACCAGGACGTCTCTTTTGTGTACTACGATGGGAAGATTGTGG GGAGTTTCCAGGGTCGTGCGGTGATGGAGGGAGCAAGTATCCGGATCAAGAAAGCCATGCTGCTGGATTCGGGGGAGTACCGCTGCGAGGTGTCGGCCCAACAGGACAGCCGCCCACTCGGAGAGGCCACTGTCTCTCTGACTGTGCTGG TGCCCCCTGACGTGCCATCCTGTGGGATTCCTAGCTCTGTTCTGACTGGGACAGTGGTGGAGCTGACGTGCCGGGACAGGCAGGGTACCCCACCCTCACTATACCGCTGGTACAAGAACGGGGTTGTCCTCCCAAACACCCCTGCACAGGACCCCCTTTTCGCCAACTCCTCCTACACACTGAACAGCAGCTCTGGGACCCTG ACAGAAGGGGGAGGATTCAAGGGGATATTGTTTTATTGCTGCAGCCTGACATTACTG CAGTTCAACACAGTGTCGAAGGGAGACTCCGGGCAGTACCAGTGTGAGGCCTCCAATGGAGTGGGGGAGCCCCAGCGATGCGCTGCCAAGTTCATGCAGATCG ATGACATGAATGTGTCGGGGATCGTGGCTGCTGTGGTGGTGGTGTCCCTGGTGGTCTCGATGTGTGGGCTGGGGGTCGTCTTTGCACACCGCCAAGGATACTTCAACA AGGGACATGGGAG ATCATTTTGGATTCCCCAATACGAAGACATTGTTCAGATCAGCAACCAAAATCTCAAAACAGTTGAAAC aacTGGATCAAGTGAGTACTGTACCGCTCCTCAAGAT TATTCCCAGGATTTCAAACATACCCAGTCCTTCATGCTGTGA
- the atp5pf gene encoding ATP synthase-coupling factor 6, mitochondrial, with translation MIMQRLSQLYPLLRSAVSLQLRRNLGLTAVAFNKAKELDPVQKLFVEKLREYTTKSKSAGGVVDAGPEYQRNLNDELTKLQRLYGGGDLTKFPDFKFVEPKLEEVTPK, from the exons ATGATTATGCAGCGCTTATCCCAGCTCTATCCCCTCCTGCGTTCGGCTGTCTCCCTGCAGCTCCGCAGGAACTTGGGGTTGACAGCTGTCGCCTTTAACAAGGCAAAGGAATTGGACCCTGTGCAAAAGCTCTTTGTTGAGAAGCTCAGAGAGTACACCACCAAGAGCAA GAGTGCTGGAGGAGTTGTGGATGCTGGCCCAGAGTACCAGAGGAACTTGAATGATGAGCTGACCAAACTGCAGAGGCTGTATGGTGGCGGGGACCTCACCAAATTTCCAGACTTCAAATTTGTTG AGCCCAAGTTAGAAGAAGTGACCCCTAAGTAA